In the genome of uncultured Sphaerochaeta sp., the window CAAGAGCTTCAACGCGTGTCTCAGGCTTTTGCGGTTTTGCCTCCACGGTGACCGGTTGTTCCGAAAGGGTCTCCTGCTGGACTTGCTGAACCACCTCTGGCTTCTCACGAATCTCGAAGTACCAGTAGGTACCCCCAACCGCTGCCAGGGAAGCAACGACTATCAACGCTATCGACCAGATCTTGTTCACAATTCACTCCTTACACTAGATACTAACAACTTTGCAGGTGGTTTACCTACAAGTCTAGCATGAGATATCGCCATTGGTGGGAAGAAAGAAGGAATTTTCGTGGTCTTTTTGCGTATTTCCCCTTCCTTGGGGACCTTTGTCTGAGAATGTCAGGCTTGACACGTACATGGTAGGCTCCGAATCCGGAGGCTTCCCATGCGACAGGTTTTCTTGCTTTTGCTCCTGCTTCTCTTCTGTCTTCCCCTGGGTGCATCCCAGCCCGATCTCTTTCTGAGCTGTGACCTCCTGTCTCTGGACGGCCTTTGGAAGGAGACGTGGAACGTCCGTCTCGAGGCCCAGCTTGCTCTCTCCGACCAATTCAGCCTCAATCTTCCGCTGACCTTGGCTGCCGAGCGCACCTATGCCGGCTCCTCCTATCTTGAAGGAGGGGTTTTTCTTGCCTACAGGCCCTTTTCCCGTCGTTCCTATCTGCTCATCTCCTTGGTGCAAGCCGGATATCTGGAAAGCTATCTGTGTGAAGAGGAACACCAAATGCTCTTCCTCCATGAGATGGGACTTGGGTATCGCTATGCCTTTCCCTTTGGCCTGCAGGTAGATCTCAGGCTCACCGTGCGCGATCCGAATGGGGTGTTTGCAAGCGAATATGAGGAGCTTGCTTCTTGTTTCTCTGCATATGAGATGGTTCGTCTCTCCTTGTTGGTGGGGTGGTCGTTTTCTGTCCCTTCCCCCCTTTCCAAGGAGGGATGAATGGTGATGAGGACAGAAGAAAGGAGTATGCAATGATACGAACAATCGGGAAATGGGCGCTGGTCATCATGCTGATCATTCCCTTGAGCGGCTGCTCAATGGGTTGGCAGCCTGAGAGCAAGGCCAAGATCAGCGACGAGGTGTTGTTTCCTGCAGTCCAGGAGATGATTGAGGAGCAGCAGGAGGTGGTCATGCCCTACCTGTCTGAGGAGATTGAGCGGGTGCTGGGCAGAGGTTCGCTTGACGCCGCCCAGGTAGTGGAACAAACCATGGGGGAAGTGCAGGGTAGGGAGTACCTGGAGTTCTGCTATGTGGTGGGACACAGCGAGAGTGAGGAGGATGTGCAGAAAGTGGTCTCCTTCGCCCATGGCTTGCTCGATGAAGCGCAACGCATCGATCTGGACATGAAACTTGAGCAGACGCGAAGCCTGCTTATGGCCGAGGCTGAGATCCATGCCCGTGCCTTGGCCCCCAGTCAGCGTGCCCCGTTCTGGAAGGATATGCAGAAGTTGGTGACCCGCACCCTGGTGCTCTTCACCGCAGGGGTGGTCTATGCCTGCATCCCGAAGCTGGTCTTCTGGGGGAAGGTATCGGCAGCAACGGCCATCGCGGTGGCTACCGGGGTGGTGGCAAGCTCGGTCATGTCAGTCTGGCGCTACTATCAGTTCGGGGGCAGCGCCGACCAGGCCTTCGGTGAGTGGCTGACCAGCGTAACCACCGAGCCTGAGCTCTCCTATGCCCTGGCTGCCAGTGTGATGGCTGTCGGAAACACCCTCAAGCGAGGGCCGGTGGTCACCGGTGTCATCATCTGTGTCTTTGCCCTCTACAATGTGATCGACATGGTCAAACCGATGCTGAGTACCTACAATTTTACTGTTTGAACTAGATCTGCTCGGGAAGAGTACAGGTTGCTCCTCCTCTCGGTTTGTGGAATACTGGGAGGGACTCGGATAGAGAAAGGAGTAGTGTGTGCATAGTCAACTTGCAAAGGAAATTCTCGAGCGGTTTCTCCGCTACGCTGTCATAGATACAATGAGCGATGAGGAGGCGGTGGTCACCAAGCGCCCCTCCACCGAAGGGCAGTGGGATCTGCTGAACCTGCTGGCCGATGAACTGAAAGCGATGGGGATCACAGACATCGAAGTCGATGAGCATGGGGTGGTCATCGCCCGTCTTGCCTCGAATCTCGATCATGCGGTTCCCACCGTTGCCTTCATGGCCCACGTCGACACTGCCGATGATGTGAACGGAAATGGGGTGAAGCCCCGGGTTGTAGAAGCCTATGACGGCAAGGATATCCCGCTCAATGAAACCTATACCCTACTTGCTGAGGAGAACCCCGAGCTGGCAAACTATATCGGCGAGACCCTGGTCGTCACCGACGGGACCACGTTGCTTGGCAGTGATGACAAGGCAGGGGTGGCCGAGATCATGAGCATTGCCCATCACCTGGCAAGCAATCCGCAGATCAGGCACGGGGTGGTGGAGTTCATCTTCACCAGCGATGAGGAGACCGGTGCCGGTATGGACAGTTTCCCCTATGAGAAGATCAGCTGTGACTACTGCTACACCATCGACGGGGGCAAGCGCTACGAGATTGAGAGCGAATGCTTCAACGCTGCAACGGTGAAGGTCCATTTCAGCGGTGTCAGCTATCATCTGGGGGCGGCCCGGGGAAGACTGGTCAACGCGCTGACCATGGCGGCCTTCTTCATCAATGCCCTTCCGCAGGCCGAGAGCCCGGAAGCAACCGATGGTCGCTACGGCTACTACTGTGCCCAGAACATCAGCGGAACCTCCACGGATGTCAATCTCACCCTCTACCTCAGGGATTTCGACCTAGACCAGCTGAATCGGAGGATTGATGCTCTCAGAAGCCTGGCCCAGACTGCCGAGGCCCTCTATCCCAACGGGAAGGTCACCGTTGATGCAAAGCATGTCTACTACAACATGGCCTTGGTTGCGAAGAACAAGCCCTTCGCCATGGACAACCTTTTTGCCGCAGGCAAGGAGCTTGGCATGGAGCTGAAGAGTGAATTGATCAGGGGTGGCACCGATGGTGCAAGAATGGCCAATGAGCGGAACATCCCCTGTCCGAACATCTTCACCGGTGGGCACAATCTTCACTCACGCTTTGAGTGGGCTGCCCTTCCTGCCATGGAGGATGCTGCACGCCTGATCCTCAAGATCATAGAGGTTGGGGCTCGTTGATGAAGAGGCTTCCGCTTCTGGCTGGGTTGTTGTTGCTGCTCTCTCCCTTGGGTGCAGCAACGCTCTCGCTGGACAGCAATCCGGCAGTAGATGCCAAGGTGACCTCCATCGTTGAGCAAGCCTTGGTGCACTCTGTGCTTCCCCGTTTGCCTGAAAACGGCGAGCTTGTGGCAAGCCTTGAGCCAACGGAACAAACAACAGTCTATCAGCTCACCCTCACCTATGGGGAGGAGCAACTTCTTCTGGACATAGGGTATGAGGTGGAGAGCCTGTATGAGCGGTTGCTTCGTCAGCTCGACCAGGAGGGCCTTGCCCTGCTTGGCGAACAGGAGCATCCCTATCTGCAGTATCGGCTTGGCAGTGGTTTCGCAAGCTCTTCCAAGCTTGCGGTAGGACATCCTTATTGGGTATTGGACGGACAAAACCAGCGCCTGGGGCAAGTGGTGGCAACCAAATTCCATGAAGAGAAGCAGCTCTCGTTCCTTACCCAACGGGAAGGATCCACGCTTGGTTTGGGCATGCGTCTTGCAACAATGAGCCCCTTGCGCACTGCCTTGTCTGTATCGCTTGACCGAAACGGGCAGCTCGGGGCCGCTGTCCAGCTCTCCTATGCTCTCCCGATGTATCCCTTTTCCCTGATTGCACAGGCAGGGTACCTGCAGATGGCGCGGTTTCATGCAGGGCTCGGGGTGCAGGCAGAGGTTCCTCTTTCCCATCTGTTTGGCACCAGGAGTTTCTTGGCCCGTAATCTCAGCGTGGGAGCCCAGGCCCTGGTGGGTCTCGGCTTCGGTTCCGATACTGAAGTGTATCTGCGCAGTGCCGGCCTGCTCTTTCTCTCCTGCCAGCTTGGCTCCTGGTCGCTGCAGCTCGGGGGAGGTAACCGGGTAGGGGCAAACGCGAACTCGCTTGTTGAAGAAGGGCTTTTTTTCAGCGTCGGAACAGCGTACACTTATACACCATGAAACAACGAGTCACTGCTCATCTGTTGCTGCTCACCCTTTGCTGCTTCCTCTTGGTCTCCTGCACCTCGTTCTCCGATTTGGTGAGGGCCCAGGTGGAAGGCCTGCCTTCGTGGGTCTACTCGCCCCAAAGCCGCAGTGATCAGGTCTCCTTCGTCGGGAAGGGCAGTGCCCCACTCTCCTACAACGCCCGCCTGCTTGCCTACGAGGACATCCTCCGGCAGATCTCCGCCTACGTTGGGGAAGACGTTCGCGTGGCTTACTACCGCGAGCTCACCACCACCAATGCCATTGCTGATTTCGGCCTGACCATTTCCAACGAGTATGAACGGGAGGAGCAACGCTCCTACCAAGCTTATCTTTTGGCCCGTCTGGACCAAACACTTTTGGCAAATCGCAGAAGCAGTGTTGCAGAACAGATAGTCAAACGCGATGCAGCCATCGAGGGCTTGGTGCGCAATGCTGACAAGGCGTATCGGGCAAATGACGATACCCAGGCGATCAGGCTCTATCTTGAGGCAGCCATGCTTGCTTCCGAAGGTCCGGTGAATGAGAAGAAGCATGAACCAGCCGAATTGGCCGTGAAGGCACAGACCTTCATTGAGGCGCTTCGGTTCAGTTTCCGAAACGAGCAGAGCAATGCCGCCACCGTTGATGTCTATTTGCGAAGGAAGAGTCGTTTGCTTGCCCCCAAGGTGCTCAATGCACGGGTGAATGCCAGCTTTGAAGCACGCAACAGCCTTGGGCGCACGTATACGGACTTCCTGCAGTTCAATACTTCGACGGAGGGGTTTTTCCCCTTCGTGCCGTACAACCAGGGGCTGCTCAAGGATGGACAGGTAATCTTCTCGGTCGATTTTTCCGATCTGGTTCCTTCGCTTGAAACTTCCCTTGATCCACAGCTTTCAGCTCCCATTCTTGCAGCCATGGAAAAGGCGACCATCTCGTTTCCCTATGCACTGAAGGTTCGCACCGCTGCCTTGGCTCTTCCTTCCTCAATCCAGGAGTACAGTCGTGAAGGAGTCCTGCTTCCCGGCTCTGCCGCTCTCTCCTCCTTCGCCCGGGAGCTGAGGCTTGATGGCGTGGACACCGAGATGATGAGTCTTGGTTCAGCTGATGTGGAAGAGCAGGCAGATGAGATCCGTAGTCGTGCTCCCCAGGCAACGCAAGCAGTTTTGGGAACGGTGGGGGTGGCTGTACAGGAGCAGGTGAGAACAGAGTGGGTTGTGGTGGTTTCCGGCAGGGTCCTTCTGTATGATCTGGGTTCCCTGAACGTGGCCTATGATACCCAGGAGGTAGAGGCAGTGGCCACCGCCGCCACCTTCGAAGAAGCCCGTGATGAAGCGTTCAAACGCTTCGGCTCCATAGCTCGCTATCTGGTCGGTGCCTACTTGTTCAGCAATTGAACAAGCTTTCCAGTTCTCCGCCCTTGTTGCTGATGATGCCCATCACCCCTGCTTTGAGCAACTGACGGGCAGCCTCGGGGTCATCCACGGTCCAGGTGACCACCTGATGAGGAAGCTTGAGTGCTTGCACAGCCTGTGTCTGCTCGGGTTTGAGGTAGGTGGGACGGGCAAGGTGTCTTCCCAAGCCATGACGCAACAGTACAGGCACCGAGGAGTCGGTGCTGTAGATCAGGGCGGTGGGAATGCCAGGCCCTGCCAAGCGTCTGAAACGCAACAGCGAGACAGGGTTGAACGAGCTGACCACGACCTTGGTTGCAAGATGGTGGGCAGTTATCATATCCAGAAGACGTGTTTCCAGTCCTTGGTTGGACAGGCTCTCGCTCTTGATCTCAAGGTCGTAGAGCAGGCGATCCGTACACAGGGAGAAGACCTCATCCAGCAAGGGCAGTTCCGCATACATCGTTGTGAGCTCAGCATAGGACAGCTCTGATATGACCGCATCCGTACCTGCGATACGCTTGAGATTGAAGTCATGGATGACCACCAACTTCCCGTCAGCGGTTTGCTGTACATCCAGCTCAATTCCATCAAGATACTCTTGCTGCAGGCAGGCATGAAAGGCCTCGAGGGTGTTTTCCTTCCCCCCGAAGCCAAGACCACGGTGGCTGAACAGATGGGGTCGGGTGAAAGGCTTTCTCATGACAGCTCTGCTCTTCTGATTCGTGCAACCTCGGCCTTCCACTTCTCCCTGTCCACCGTCTCCAGGATCAGGGGGATGTTGCACAGTCTTGGGTCGGTTGCGATGGCATCGAAACATGCCCACCCGATGGTTCCCTCTCCCAGGCTTGCATGCCGGTCCAGATGACTGCCGGCCTCGGCCTTGGCATCGTTGAGATGCATTCCCCGCAGGTTTTCAAGACCGAGCAGCTCATCGAAGCGGGAGAGGACTCGCTCAAGCCCTTCAACCGTAGACAGGTCATATCCTGCTGCATGCAGGTGGCAGGTGTCGAGGCAGAATCCCACCCGGTCTTTGGTTCGGCATCGTTCGTAGATGACGGCCAGCTGCTCAAGCGTACTGCCCAGATTCGTTCCCTGCCCTGCGGTGTTCTCGATGACCGCAATGGTCCCTTCGGTGCGCCCAAGCGCCTCATCGATGCTTTGGCTGACCAGCAGGAGGCTCTCATCAGGATCGGCAAGGCCGAGATGCGAGCCTGGGTGAAAGTTCAGCAACGTAAGCCCCAGCTGCCGTACGCGCTCAAGCTCGTCGACGAAAGCCTCAAGGCTGACAGCTCTCTTCTGTGCATCAGGGTGACCGAGGTTGATGAGATAGGAGTCATGCACCAGGAT includes:
- a CDS encoding glycerophosphodiester phosphodiesterase, which translates into the protein MRKPFTRPHLFSHRGLGFGGKENTLEAFHACLQQEYLDGIELDVQQTADGKLVVIHDFNLKRIAGTDAVISELSYAELTTMYAELPLLDEVFSLCTDRLLYDLEIKSESLSNQGLETRLLDMITAHHLATKVVVSSFNPVSLLRFRRLAGPGIPTALIYSTDSSVPVLLRHGLGRHLARPTYLKPEQTQAVQALKLPHQVVTWTVDDPEAARQLLKAGVMGIISNKGGELESLFNC
- the pepT gene encoding peptidase T, with the translated sequence MHSQLAKEILERFLRYAVIDTMSDEEAVVTKRPSTEGQWDLLNLLADELKAMGITDIEVDEHGVVIARLASNLDHAVPTVAFMAHVDTADDVNGNGVKPRVVEAYDGKDIPLNETYTLLAEENPELANYIGETLVVTDGTTLLGSDDKAGVAEIMSIAHHLASNPQIRHGVVEFIFTSDEETGAGMDSFPYEKISCDYCYTIDGGKRYEIESECFNAATVKVHFSGVSYHLGAARGRLVNALTMAAFFINALPQAESPEATDGRYGYYCAQNISGTSTDVNLTLYLRDFDLDQLNRRIDALRSLAQTAEALYPNGKVTVDAKHVYYNMALVAKNKPFAMDNLFAAGKELGMELKSELIRGGTDGARMANERNIPCPNIFTGGHNLHSRFEWAALPAMEDAARLILKIIEVGAR
- the nfo gene encoding deoxyribonuclease IV: MHTVGPHLSIAGGLDLVFDQAQELGCNALGMFTKNQRQWKSKPIEEEQARLFRSKASEAGFTASQILVHDSYLINLGHPDAQKRAVSLEAFVDELERVRQLGLTLLNFHPGSHLGLADPDESLLLVSQSIDEALGRTEGTIAVIENTAGQGTNLGSTLEQLAVIYERCRTKDRVGFCLDTCHLHAAGYDLSTVEGLERVLSRFDELLGLENLRGMHLNDAKAEAGSHLDRHASLGEGTIGWACFDAIATDPRLCNIPLILETVDREKWKAEVARIRRAELS